In the genome of bacterium SCSIO 12827, the window ATGGGGAGACTCCTTGAGTTTAGGTCGAAAAGGCCAGCGGACCAGCGGGGATTCATGAAACCTTGCGCATGGCAGGTCAGGTCTGTATATAGAGCGCCACTTTTGCCGGAGCCAAGCCAAATGAAAAAAGATATCCACCCGGACTACCACGAAATCACCGTTCAGATGACGGATGGTAGCTCGTTCACGACGCGCAGCACCTGGGGCAACCCCGGCGATGTGCTGAAGTTGGAAGTCGACCCGAAGAGCCATCCGGCTTGGACGGGCGGCGGACACCGCCTGGTTGATGCCGGCGGTCGCCTTGCGCGTTTCAACAAGCGGTTCGGGAACAGCGGCCTGAAGATGTAGGAAGCCGTCCCTTCGGGGGCGGTTGCCGGCACTGGCCGGAACCTGGATCGACGTGCACAAGGGCGCACCCCAAGG includes:
- the rpmE gene encoding 50S ribosomal protein L31, translated to MKKDIHPDYHEITVQMTDGSSFTTRSTWGNPGDVLKLEVDPKSHPAWTGGGHRLVDAGGRLARFNKRFGNSGLKM